The proteins below come from a single Nitrosospira sp. Is2 genomic window:
- a CDS encoding CopD family protein, producing the protein MNEFAFARVLHVLGVVFWIGGVAMVTTVLIPAMAQMRSSSERMEFFGRIESRFAPQARFTTLLVGLSGFYMVHILNAWSRFAELRYWWMHAMVLVWGIFTLMLFVVEPFVLRRQVRRTDNGDPDKNFRRMRRMHQVLLSLSLVAVAGAVAGSHGWMLPGD; encoded by the coding sequence ATGAACGAATTCGCGTTTGCCAGAGTACTCCACGTCTTGGGCGTTGTGTTCTGGATTGGTGGCGTAGCGATGGTAACGACGGTGTTGATTCCGGCGATGGCCCAAATGAGATCGTCATCCGAGCGAATGGAATTTTTCGGCCGTATTGAAAGCCGCTTCGCTCCTCAGGCACGCTTCACGACATTGCTCGTCGGTTTGAGTGGTTTTTACATGGTGCATATACTCAACGCCTGGAGCCGATTTGCAGAACTTCGCTACTGGTGGATGCACGCCATGGTTCTGGTATGGGGGATCTTTACCTTGATGCTGTTCGTGGTGGAACCCTTCGTGTTGCGTCGGCAAGTCAGGCGCACGGATAACGGGGACCCCGATAAAAACTTCAGACGGATGCGGCGCATGCACCAGGTATTGTTAAGTCTGAGCCTTGTTGCTGTTGCGGGGGCCGTGGCCGGCAGTCACGGCTGGATGCTGCCAGGGGACTAA
- a CDS encoding SirB2 family protein has protein sequence MSYAAIKMIHVTSVVISYLLFSLRGIWMMQDSVALKQRWVKITPHIVDTVLLTSAIALAVKIGQDPIHDSWLGAKVVGLLIYIALGMVTLRFGKTRNARIYAWIAAQFVFFYIVLVAVTKNPALYFGATS, from the coding sequence ATGAGCTACGCGGCGATAAAGATGATTCACGTCACCAGCGTAGTCATCAGCTACCTGCTGTTTTCACTACGTGGGATATGGATGATGCAGGACTCCGTAGCCCTGAAACAACGCTGGGTTAAAATAACGCCTCACATCGTCGATACCGTATTGCTGACAAGCGCCATCGCCCTGGCTGTCAAGATCGGGCAGGACCCGATACATGACTCGTGGCTCGGCGCCAAAGTTGTGGGTCTGCTGATATATATTGCGCTTGGCATGGTGACACTGCGATTTGGCAAAACCCGCAATGCGAGGATTTACGCGTGGATTGCGGCTCAGTTTGTTTTTTTTTACATCGTTCTCGTTGCGGTGACAAAAAACCCGGCATTATATTTCGGTGCAACCTCGTAA
- the hemB gene encoding porphobilinogen synthase has product MSFLSEFPQKRMRRMRRDDFSRRLMRENRLDPDDLIYPVFVLDGNKREENVSSMPGVVRQSLDLLLYQAEKCLELGVPAMAIFPVIDSSLKDLTAAEAANPLGLVPRVVSELKKRFPELGVITDIALDPYTSHGQDGLIDDSGYVLNDETVAVLAQQALIHAQAGADVVAPSDMMDGRIAAVRAVLENAGCIHTRILAYSAKYASSFYGPFRDAVGSAANLGAGNKYTYQMDPANSDEALWEVGLDLDEGADMVMIKPGMPYLDIVRRIKDEFGAPTFVYQVSGEYAMLKAAAQNGWLDERACVLEALLAFKRAGADAILTYFALDAAQWVK; this is encoded by the coding sequence ATGTCATTTTTAAGCGAATTTCCACAGAAGAGAATGCGGCGTATGCGCCGCGATGATTTTTCACGTCGCCTGATGCGAGAGAATCGTCTGGACCCGGACGATCTGATTTATCCCGTATTTGTCCTGGATGGAAACAAACGCGAGGAGAACGTATCCTCAATGCCTGGCGTGGTGCGGCAGAGCCTTGACCTGCTACTGTATCAGGCGGAAAAATGCCTGGAGCTCGGCGTGCCGGCGATGGCTATTTTTCCGGTTATCGACTCGAGCCTTAAAGATCTGACCGCTGCCGAAGCGGCCAATCCTTTGGGACTTGTGCCGCGTGTCGTGAGTGAACTGAAGAAGCGTTTTCCCGAGCTTGGCGTTATTACCGATATCGCTCTCGACCCTTACACGAGTCATGGCCAGGATGGACTGATTGATGACAGTGGTTATGTGCTGAACGATGAAACTGTAGCCGTTCTGGCGCAGCAGGCCCTGATACACGCTCAGGCGGGCGCGGACGTAGTGGCGCCATCAGACATGATGGACGGGCGCATCGCCGCAGTTCGAGCCGTTCTTGAGAACGCGGGGTGCATTCATACCCGTATTCTGGCTTACTCTGCGAAATATGCTTCCAGTTTCTACGGCCCTTTTCGCGACGCGGTTGGTTCTGCCGCCAACTTGGGGGCGGGCAATAAATACACGTATCAGATGGACCCCGCCAACTCGGATGAGGCGCTTTGGGAGGTTGGCCTGGATCTGGATGAGGGGGCTGACATGGTGATGATCAAGCCCGGTATGCCCTACCTCGATATTGTTCGGCGCATAAAGGACGAGTTTGGCGCGCCAACATTTGTTTATCAGGTGAGTGGAGAATACGCCATGCTTAAGGCTGCTGCTCAAAACGGCTGGCTGGACGAAAGAGCGTGCGTGCTCGAGGCTTTGCTGGCGTTCAAGCGCGCAGGCGCGGACGCTATTTTGACTTACTTCGCCCTCGACGCAGCGCAATGGGTGAAGTAG
- a CDS encoding type III pantothenate kinase: protein MDPLFLLVDSGNTNIKWALRDGLTWLQRGAVAQEEITLLEQEWQKLREPSCIMVSDVAGAEAKAELSMLFSRWNIEPRWAIAVAYQCGVRNYYANPAQLGSDRWAALVAAWQTERQGCLVVDAGTAMTVDALSDTGEFLGGIITPGFDLMRKTLIGNTAVPNKDDGEFCDYPDSTADAIYSGATHAMAGAVERMAALLTNTLGHAPVCILSGGAAQLLQSQLSVTVKVIDNLVLEGLFAIAQENPETPP, encoded by the coding sequence ATGGATCCGCTTTTTCTACTGGTTGATTCAGGCAACACAAACATCAAGTGGGCGTTACGCGACGGACTTACTTGGCTCCAAAGAGGAGCAGTGGCGCAAGAAGAAATCACGTTGCTGGAGCAGGAATGGCAAAAACTGAGGGAACCCTCGTGTATCATGGTTTCCGATGTTGCCGGGGCTGAGGCCAAAGCCGAACTGTCTATGCTGTTTTCTCGATGGAATATAGAGCCGCGTTGGGCTATCGCTGTCGCGTACCAGTGCGGCGTACGCAACTACTACGCCAATCCGGCTCAGTTGGGCAGCGACCGCTGGGCAGCGCTAGTCGCGGCATGGCAGACGGAACGGCAGGGTTGTCTTGTGGTTGACGCCGGAACCGCTATGACGGTGGATGCGCTTTCCGACACAGGAGAATTCCTTGGCGGCATCATTACACCCGGTTTTGATCTGATGCGAAAGACCCTCATCGGTAATACCGCAGTCCCGAACAAGGATGACGGGGAATTTTGCGATTATCCGGACAGTACGGCGGATGCGATATACAGCGGCGCGACGCATGCCATGGCGGGCGCCGTCGAGCGCATGGCGGCTCTGCTCACCAATACCCTGGGCCATGCGCCTGTCTGTATCCTGAGCGGCGGAGCGGCTCAGCTGCTCCAATCCCAGCTTAGCGTGACGGTCAAAGTGATTGATAACCTTGTATTGGAGGGTTTATTTGCAATTGCTCAGGAAAATCCCGAAACGCCGCCGTAG
- the yihA gene encoding ribosome biogenesis GTP-binding protein YihA/YsxC gives MSVFQHASFYTTVNQLRQLPAPDGVEIAFAGRSNAGKSSAINSLTNRSRLAFVSKTPGRTQNLNFFQLDHGFLVDLPGYGYAKVPSEIRQHWERLLSTYLQTREPLYGMVLIMDVRHPLTPLDRQMLDWFAPTGKPVHVLLTKSDKLSRQQARKTLSQVQALLQDAYPQGSVQLFSSLTREGVEEAATLLGTWLEEKTDPGEVADLKK, from the coding sequence ATGTCTGTTTTTCAGCACGCATCCTTTTACACTACCGTTAATCAGTTGCGGCAATTGCCTGCGCCCGATGGCGTGGAGATCGCCTTCGCCGGACGCTCCAATGCAGGTAAATCCAGCGCAATCAACTCGCTTACCAACCGCAGTCGTCTTGCTTTCGTCAGCAAGACCCCTGGACGTACCCAAAACCTGAATTTTTTCCAGTTGGACCATGGCTTTTTGGTGGATCTCCCGGGTTATGGTTACGCTAAAGTACCCTCTGAAATTCGTCAGCATTGGGAACGCTTGCTCAGCACTTATCTTCAAACGCGGGAACCCCTTTACGGCATGGTCCTGATCATGGATGTGCGTCACCCGTTAACGCCGCTTGACCGCCAGATGCTCGACTGGTTCGCGCCAACGGGAAAGCCGGTGCATGTGCTGCTTACGAAATCGGATAAGCTTTCCAGACAGCAGGCTCGAAAAACCCTCAGCCAAGTGCAGGCTTTGTTGCAGGATGCCTACCCGCAAGGCAGTGTACAGTTATTTTCCAGTTTAACGAGGGAAGGGGTGGAAGAAGCCGCGACCTTGCTCGGAACGTGGCTGGAGGAGAAAACCGATCCGGGAGAAGTCGCTGACCTGAAAAAATAA
- a CDS encoding penicillin-binding protein 1A produces the protein MLARWWIYLLAAVSALGLLAVLLTGFAALVTIPTLPSLEALTEYRPKIPLRVYSAEGILIGEFGEERREMVKIGAAPQRLKQAILAAEDDRFYQHGGVDYIGILRAAYSNFTSGGVRQGASTITMQVARNFFLTKEKTLTRKFSEALLAFKIEHSLSKDEILELYFNQIYLGQRAYGFAAAAQVYFGKSLNNINLAEAAMLAGLPKAPSRFNPVVNPKRAKTRQLYVLRRMNDLGYISSEEFKGAEKQPIQVKRESQEFGMRADYVAEMARQAVFERHQDDTYSKGFKVYTTVRRSDQEAAYKAVRQGVMDYDRRHGYRGPEAVIDLSKNGADREEMLEDALQEVADSGDIHAAVALAVDPKLVRAYRRGGEIVEISGDGLKFAQKFLTTKAAPGQQNIRPGSLIRIRKNDKGAWQIIQLPQVEASLVAVNPRDGAIRAIVGGFDFNRNQFNHVTQAWRQPGSSFKPFIYSAALEKGFTPATVINDAPLSFTAEETGSEQWDPRNYDGNYEGPLRMREALAKSKNLVSIRILQSIDVQYAQDYVARFGFDPKQHPPYLTMALGAGSVTPIQMAIGYAAFANGGFRISPYFIQRIEDEKGNILEQAKPVLAGEGAKQIIDPRNAFLMTSIMQDVVQRGTATKARQLGRADLAGKTGTTSNYVDAWFCGYQGDLVAIAWIGFDNPKSLGNNETGSHAALPMWMSYMGQALKGMPVSVYKPPSGIATAKINPETGLREPAGTLTEYFLEEQLPPEAEDKVEKVEKVEKVDKVDGHLKSVEDIINEFLSP, from the coding sequence ATGCTAGCGCGTTGGTGGATTTATCTTCTCGCTGCTGTTTCCGCACTGGGTCTTCTCGCGGTTTTATTGACCGGTTTCGCCGCTCTGGTTACGATTCCCACCCTTCCGTCGCTGGAAGCCCTGACCGAATATCGCCCCAAAATTCCTTTGCGCGTTTACAGCGCAGAAGGGATCCTCATAGGCGAATTCGGTGAAGAACGGCGGGAAATGGTAAAAATCGGCGCGGCTCCCCAGCGCCTCAAGCAGGCCATCCTTGCAGCGGAGGACGATCGTTTCTACCAGCATGGCGGGGTGGATTACATTGGCATACTGCGCGCAGCCTACTCCAATTTCACCTCCGGCGGCGTACGGCAGGGAGCCAGCACGATCACTATGCAGGTCGCGCGTAATTTTTTCCTGACGAAGGAAAAAACCTTAACCAGAAAATTCAGCGAGGCTTTGCTTGCCTTCAAGATCGAACATAGCTTGAGCAAGGACGAAATCCTCGAACTCTACTTTAATCAGATTTATCTGGGGCAGCGAGCTTACGGTTTTGCCGCCGCCGCGCAGGTCTATTTTGGAAAATCTCTGAATAACATTAATCTCGCGGAAGCAGCGATGCTCGCAGGTCTGCCGAAAGCGCCGTCGCGCTTCAACCCCGTAGTCAATCCCAAGCGCGCCAAGACACGCCAACTCTACGTCCTCAGGCGCATGAATGACCTTGGCTATATCTCCAGCGAAGAGTTCAAAGGAGCGGAAAAACAACCGATACAGGTGAAGCGCGAGTCACAGGAATTTGGAATGCGCGCGGACTATGTGGCGGAAATGGCGCGTCAGGCAGTTTTCGAACGCCATCAGGACGATACGTATAGCAAAGGTTTTAAAGTCTATACCACGGTTCGGCGATCGGATCAGGAAGCCGCCTATAAAGCAGTGCGTCAGGGCGTAATGGACTACGACCGGCGTCACGGATACCGCGGTCCCGAAGCGGTGATAGATTTATCGAAAAACGGCGCCGATCGGGAGGAGATGCTCGAAGATGCGCTTCAGGAAGTGGCCGATAGCGGTGACATCCACGCCGCTGTCGCCTTGGCCGTGGATCCCAAGCTGGTACGGGCGTATCGCAGAGGCGGAGAAATTGTTGAGATCAGCGGAGATGGCCTCAAGTTCGCGCAAAAATTTCTTACTACCAAAGCTGCCCCCGGCCAGCAGAATATTCGCCCGGGCTCATTAATCCGGATACGTAAAAACGATAAGGGAGCGTGGCAAATTATACAGCTCCCTCAGGTCGAAGCCTCACTGGTCGCGGTGAATCCGCGGGATGGCGCGATCCGTGCCATAGTGGGCGGGTTTGACTTCAACCGAAACCAATTCAATCACGTCACGCAGGCATGGCGTCAGCCAGGATCGAGCTTCAAGCCATTCATCTATTCTGCCGCGCTGGAGAAGGGTTTCACGCCCGCAACGGTCATCAATGATGCGCCCCTTTCCTTCACTGCCGAAGAAACAGGAAGCGAGCAGTGGGATCCGCGGAACTATGATGGAAATTACGAGGGTCCATTGCGCATGCGCGAGGCGCTGGCGAAATCGAAGAATCTGGTCTCCATCCGCATTCTGCAGTCCATCGACGTTCAATATGCGCAGGATTACGTTGCCCGCTTTGGATTCGACCCCAAGCAACACCCTCCCTATCTGACAATGGCGCTGGGCGCCGGATCGGTGACGCCTATTCAAATGGCGATTGGTTATGCGGCATTCGCCAATGGCGGGTTCCGGATATCACCCTATTTCATCCAACGCATCGAAGATGAAAAAGGCAACATCCTGGAACAGGCAAAACCCGTGCTGGCGGGAGAGGGGGCGAAGCAAATCATTGATCCTCGTAATGCATTCCTCATGACCAGCATAATGCAGGATGTGGTGCAGCGCGGCACGGCCACTAAAGCACGACAGCTCGGTCGTGCCGATCTGGCGGGAAAGACAGGCACGACCAGCAATTATGTGGATGCATGGTTTTGCGGCTATCAAGGAGATTTGGTCGCTATTGCCTGGATCGGCTTTGACAACCCCAAATCCCTGGGAAATAACGAAACCGGGAGTCACGCCGCCTTGCCAATGTGGATGAGCTATATGGGCCAAGCATTAAAAGGCATGCCGGTTTCCGTTTATAAGCCACCTTCCGGAATTGCAACCGCGAAAATCAATCCCGAAACGGGCTTGAGAGAACCGGCCGGCACCTTGACGGAATATTTTTTGGAGGAGCAATTGCCCCCGGAAGCGGAGGATAAGGTGGAAAAGGTGGAAAAGGTGGAGAAAGTGGACAAGGTGGACGGTCATCTGAAGTCGGTAGAAGACATCATAAATGAGTTCCTGTCCCCTTGA